A part of Verrucomicrobiota bacterium genomic DNA contains:
- a CDS encoding substrate-binding domain-containing protein, which translates to MNRRTFIRTAAAATAAATVLKPFQTRAQGKKYRFGFSQVTVVEPWRVQFNKDMKKEADQHPDLELIITDGQDKTEKQVADVENLIQQGVDVLLISPKESAGLTGVTLKAIDAGIPVIVLDRNVNTDKYTQFIGGDNVVIGRAAGEYAVKLLGGPGNAKGSIVELWGGMGTQPAHDRHDGFQEFVGKEAGIKSLLKPIDTDWKQPRGYDVMSTALKEFDKIDLVYGHNDPVAYGAYLAAKDAGRDKEIKFLGIDALPNEGVTWVAKGQLTATFLYPTPGAEGVRQGLKIVKGEKVEKKIVLATKTIDASNANEILKENGLA; encoded by the coding sequence ATGAACAGACGAACCTTCATCCGAACCGCGGCGGCCGCGACCGCCGCAGCCACCGTGCTTAAACCGTTCCAGACGCGTGCCCAGGGCAAGAAGTACCGCTTTGGTTTCTCGCAGGTCACCGTAGTGGAGCCTTGGCGTGTCCAATTCAACAAGGACATGAAAAAGGAGGCGGACCAACACCCGGACCTCGAACTCATCATCACCGATGGGCAGGACAAGACTGAAAAGCAGGTCGCCGACGTCGAGAACCTGATTCAACAAGGCGTCGATGTGCTGCTGATCAGCCCGAAGGAATCGGCCGGCCTCACCGGGGTCACGCTGAAAGCGATCGACGCCGGAATCCCGGTCATCGTGCTGGACCGCAACGTCAACACCGACAAGTACACGCAATTCATCGGGGGCGACAATGTAGTGATCGGGCGGGCTGCGGGCGAGTATGCGGTCAAGCTGTTGGGGGGCCCCGGCAACGCTAAAGGGAGCATTGTAGAACTCTGGGGTGGCATGGGTACCCAGCCGGCGCACGATCGCCACGACGGTTTTCAAGAATTCGTCGGCAAAGAAGCCGGGATCAAATCGCTGCTCAAGCCGATCGACACCGACTGGAAACAGCCGCGCGGGTACGATGTTATGTCGACGGCCCTTAAAGAGTTCGACAAGATTGACCTGGTCTACGGGCACAACGATCCGGTTGCCTACGGCGCGTACCTGGCGGCGAAAGATGCCGGTCGCGATAAGGAAATCAAGTTCCTCGGGATTGACGCCCTGCCCAACGAAGGGGTCACGTGGGTGGCCAAGGGCCAGTTGACGGCGACGTTCCTTTATCCGACGCCTGGGGCGGAAGGGGTCCGGCAGGGGCTGAAAATCGTCAAAGGGGAGAAGGTGGAAAAAAAGATCGTGCTTGCCACCAAGACCATCGATGCTTCCAACGCCAACGAGATTCTAAAGGAAAACGGGCTCGCGTAG
- a CDS encoding DUF4337 domain-containing protein, with protein MEQPEVPLEAVSEQIHHQAEHAKERWILGVALTSALLAALAAIASLLAGHHANEAMIDQIAASDHWSYYQAKGVKAAVLGSKMETLQALGQTNSAADEDKLKRYGHEQEEIQQQAREKQSSSAIHLQTHTIFARSVTMFQVAIAVAAISVLTKRRRFWLISILFGVVGIAFLVQGAFNTGHPLS; from the coding sequence ATGGAGCAACCTGAAGTTCCCCTTGAAGCGGTCAGCGAACAAATTCATCATCAGGCCGAACACGCCAAGGAGCGCTGGATTTTAGGCGTGGCCCTGACCTCAGCTCTTCTGGCGGCACTCGCGGCCATCGCTTCCTTGCTGGCTGGTCATCACGCTAACGAAGCCATGATCGACCAGATCGCCGCGTCAGATCACTGGAGTTATTATCAGGCCAAGGGTGTAAAAGCCGCCGTCCTCGGATCAAAGATGGAGACGCTTCAGGCGCTGGGCCAGACAAACAGCGCGGCAGACGAAGACAAACTGAAACGTTACGGCCACGAGCAGGAGGAAATTCAGCAACAAGCCCGGGAGAAACAGTCCAGCTCGGCGATTCACCTGCAGACGCACACAATTTTTGCGCGAAGCGTCACGATGTTTCAGGTAGCAATCGCCGTGGCGGCGATTTCTGTCCTGACGAAACGCCGGCGGTTCTGGCTCATCAGCATACTTTTCGGGGTAGTCGGCATCGCCTTCCTCGTCCAGGGTGCATTCAATACCGGCCACCCCCTGTCTTAG
- a CDS encoding universal stress protein has translation MHEHLDGNLTMAGPENPGSHPIPAVPAPGERAESRHILVPIDFSDESAVAVDHAVRIALMTSRYITLLHVVEVRTSEINPTGLVGIERILANLDEVARQARERLQSAAARPRERGVKCSVSVRMGIPYKEILDEVETTSPDLVVVGHKGASRLARFLLGTTAERVVRYATCSVLVSRGEWKE, from the coding sequence ATGCATGAACACCTTGACGGAAACCTGACCATGGCCGGCCCGGAAAATCCCGGCTCGCACCCGATTCCCGCCGTACCCGCCCCAGGCGAACGTGCGGAGTCCCGGCATATCCTTGTCCCGATCGATTTTTCGGACGAATCGGCCGTAGCGGTCGACCACGCGGTCCGGATCGCTCTAATGACCTCGAGATACATCACCCTGTTGCACGTGGTTGAGGTCAGGACTTCGGAAATCAACCCAACCGGCCTGGTCGGAATCGAGCGGATCCTGGCTAACCTCGATGAGGTCGCCCGGCAGGCGCGTGAACGCCTCCAATCAGCCGCCGCCCGTCCCCGGGAGCGCGGCGTGAAATGCTCGGTGAGCGTCCGGATGGGCATTCCGTACAAGGAAATCCTCGACGAGGTGGAAACGACTTCTCCCGATTTGGTCGTCGTCGGTCACAAGGGAGCGTCAAGGCTCGCGCGTTTTCTGTTGGGGACAACCGCCGAGCGCGTGGTGCGGTATGCGACTTGTTCCGTGCTGGTCTCGCGCGGTGAATGGAAGGAGTGA
- a CDS encoding ATP-dependent 6-phosphofructokinase: MDIRIEGLGECQFFSPLRYRHFGAETFKTDVHRVLYDDSLENVSHIFDKGETPLSFELAGPRERIFFDPPKTTAAIVTCGGLCPGLNDVIRGIVMELYSGYGVTRIYGIRYGYQGLIPLYGHIPLTLRPDSVSTIHNFGGTILGSSRGGQSVGEMVDHLEELGVDILFIIGGDGTMKGGVSINEEIRRRGLRKSVIGIPKTIDNDIMYLDKSFGFETAFAEAVKAISCAHVEAIGAVNGVGLVKLMGRDSGFIASFAALAGQHVNFCLIPEVPFHLDGECGLLGLLRHRLIKRNHALIVVAEGAGQDLIKQDTETARTDASGNRRLGDVGLFLRDRITEYLTSLRMEVNLKYIDPSYTIRSVPASPQDNVYCSRLAQNAVHAAMSGRTNMLIGRWHGSFVHIPLQMITQGRRRVDPHGDLWQSVLAKTGQPAWMA; encoded by the coding sequence ATGGACATTCGCATCGAGGGGTTAGGAGAGTGTCAGTTTTTTTCGCCGTTGCGGTACCGGCATTTTGGAGCGGAAACTTTCAAAACGGATGTCCATCGTGTTCTGTACGACGACTCCCTTGAGAACGTCTCTCACATTTTCGACAAGGGTGAGACCCCGTTGAGTTTCGAGCTTGCCGGTCCGCGTGAGCGGATCTTTTTCGATCCTCCGAAGACCACGGCTGCCATCGTGACATGCGGCGGCTTATGCCCGGGACTCAACGACGTCATCCGCGGCATCGTCATGGAATTGTACTCAGGCTACGGCGTCACCCGCATTTACGGCATCCGGTACGGTTACCAGGGATTGATTCCGCTCTACGGCCACATCCCCCTGACGCTGCGGCCGGATTCGGTTTCGACGATCCATAATTTTGGCGGCACGATCCTGGGAAGCTCGCGCGGCGGCCAGAGCGTCGGCGAAATGGTCGATCATCTTGAAGAACTCGGGGTCGATATCCTTTTTATCATCGGCGGCGACGGTACGATGAAAGGAGGCGTGTCGATCAATGAGGAGATCCGCCGCAGGGGCCTGCGTAAAAGCGTTATCGGCATTCCAAAAACGATCGATAACGATATTATGTACCTCGACAAGAGCTTCGGTTTCGAGACCGCCTTTGCCGAAGCCGTGAAAGCGATCTCATGCGCGCACGTTGAGGCGATCGGCGCGGTCAACGGGGTCGGCCTTGTCAAGCTGATGGGCCGCGATTCCGGGTTCATTGCCTCTTTCGCTGCGCTGGCCGGGCAGCACGTAAACTTTTGCCTGATCCCGGAAGTGCCGTTTCATCTGGATGGGGAATGCGGTCTGCTTGGCTTGCTGCGCCACCGGTTGATAAAGCGTAATCACGCGCTGATCGTCGTGGCGGAAGGCGCCGGTCAGGACCTCATAAAGCAAGACACCGAAACGGCTCGAACCGACGCCTCCGGCAACCGGCGCCTCGGGGATGTCGGATTATTCCTGCGCGACCGGATTACGGAGTACCTGACCTCGCTTCGAATGGAGGTAAACCTGAAATACATTGACCCGAGCTACACGATCCGAAGCGTGCCGGCCTCGCCTCAGGACAACGTCTATTGTTCGCGCCTGGCTCAGAACGCGGTACACGCCGCGATGAGCGGACGGACAAACATGCTCATCGGGCGATGGCACGGCTCGTTCGTTCACATCCCCTTGCAAATGATCACTCAGGGGCGCAGGCGGGTCGATCCCCATGGCGATCTCTGGCAATCGGTGCTGGCAAAGACGGGACAGCCGGCGTGGATGGCCTGA
- a CDS encoding ROK family protein produces the protein MDVLVVDVGGTNVKILATGQEARRKLPSGPELTPKRMVAGVRQLAEDWRFEAVSIGYPGPVLRGRIVSEPHNLAPGWVGFDFEAGFGCPVKVINDAAMQALGSYERGKMLFLGLGTGLGSALIAEGLVLPLELAHLPYEKGTFEDYVGLRGLERWGKKQWRQYVTDVVARLTAALQPDEVVLGGGNVKEVKELPPGCRTVTNNAAFVGGFRLWEEARASALAEHRSRT, from the coding sequence ATGGACGTGTTGGTGGTTGATGTCGGTGGGACAAATGTCAAGATCCTCGCCACCGGACAGGAAGCGCGCCGGAAGCTGCCGTCCGGGCCGGAATTGACTCCTAAACGGATGGTTGCCGGTGTCCGGCAATTGGCGGAAGACTGGCGGTTCGAGGCTGTCTCGATCGGTTATCCCGGCCCGGTGCTGCGGGGACGGATCGTCTCGGAACCGCATAACCTCGCGCCCGGATGGGTGGGGTTTGACTTTGAAGCCGGGTTCGGTTGCCCGGTGAAGGTGATCAATGATGCAGCCATGCAGGCGTTAGGCAGTTACGAACGCGGAAAGATGCTCTTTTTGGGGCTGGGCACCGGTTTAGGATCGGCGCTGATCGCTGAAGGGCTCGTCTTGCCGCTGGAACTTGCCCATCTGCCCTACGAAAAAGGTACCTTCGAGGATTATGTCGGCCTTCGGGGTCTGGAGCGTTGGGGTAAAAAGCAATGGCGACAATACGTGACGGACGTGGTCGCACGGCTGACTGCCGCGCTTCAGCCCGACGAGGTGGTGCTCGGAGGAGGCAACGTCAAAGAAGTTAAAGAGTTGCCGCCCGGCTGCCGGACGGTTACCAACAACGCCGCGTTCGTCGGCGGATTTCGCCTTTGGGAGGAAGCCAGGGCCTCCGCTTTGGCCGAACACCGGTCACGGACCTGA
- a CDS encoding sugar ABC transporter ATP-binding protein — protein sequence MRAISKAFGPTLVLRGVDLKVHAGQVHALMGENGAGKSTLMKIAAGLIPDYEGTLLVDGHPCTFASPRDASRAGIAMIHQELSLVPELAVDENIFLGQEKARWLFLVDRRQQRRAAREVLRPLDFHARFDVPVAKLRIGEQQLVEIGKALVANARILIMDEPTSALSVNEADRLFQVIRRLAASGVAVVYISHRMEEVFALADVVTVLRDGKYVGTLPAAQANRREIIRLMVGRELQEWFIAPKAKSSGGGTASVPPALEVRGLRLPNPTPSPSRPYLVAGVNFTVQPGEVFGLAGLLGSGRTEALEVIFGLHAQTSSGEIRLDGRPVRLRHPIDAKAAGIAFVTEDRKRDGLILNAGLDRNAALTVMRMLASYGLVVKDREQQNAARTIQQLGIRASGTFQLAGTLSGGNQQKLVIGKWLPTGPRVLLLDEPTRGIDIGAKADVYHLIEQLAAEGLGIVLVSSELPELMFLSHRILVLREGRPTALLRKDEFAPEVILDYASPGGAVQERFASAEAAA from the coding sequence ATGCGCGCGATCTCCAAGGCGTTCGGTCCGACGCTGGTCTTGCGGGGTGTAGACCTGAAGGTGCACGCGGGCCAGGTCCACGCGCTGATGGGCGAAAACGGCGCGGGCAAATCGACCCTGATGAAAATCGCGGCGGGCCTGATCCCGGATTACGAAGGCACGCTGCTGGTGGACGGGCACCCTTGCACTTTTGCCTCCCCGCGCGACGCGAGCCGGGCCGGCATCGCGATGATCCATCAGGAACTCAGCCTGGTTCCGGAACTGGCGGTGGACGAAAACATTTTCCTCGGGCAGGAGAAGGCGCGCTGGCTGTTCCTGGTTGACCGCCGCCAGCAGAGGCGGGCCGCCCGGGAGGTGTTGCGGCCCCTGGACTTTCACGCGCGCTTCGACGTGCCGGTGGCAAAGCTGCGCATCGGCGAACAGCAATTGGTCGAGATCGGAAAGGCGCTCGTGGCCAATGCTCGCATCCTGATTATGGACGAGCCGACCTCGGCCTTGTCGGTCAATGAAGCGGACCGGTTGTTCCAGGTCATCCGGCGCCTGGCCGCCTCCGGCGTAGCCGTCGTCTACATCTCGCACCGAATGGAGGAGGTTTTTGCCTTGGCGGACGTTGTGACGGTGCTCCGGGACGGCAAATACGTCGGCACGCTTCCGGCCGCGCAAGCCAACCGCCGCGAAATCATCCGGCTGATGGTAGGTCGCGAGCTGCAGGAATGGTTCATCGCACCGAAGGCCAAATCGAGCGGCGGCGGGACCGCATCGGTTCCCCCCGCCCTGGAAGTGCGCGGGCTGAGGCTGCCGAATCCGACGCCGTCACCGAGCCGGCCTTACCTGGTCGCCGGTGTGAACTTCACGGTCCAGCCCGGTGAAGTATTCGGGCTCGCGGGGCTGCTCGGGTCCGGCCGGACCGAAGCGCTCGAAGTGATTTTTGGCTTACACGCCCAGACTTCATCCGGCGAAATCAGGCTCGACGGCAGGCCGGTCCGTCTCCGGCACCCGATTGACGCCAAAGCCGCCGGCATTGCTTTCGTGACGGAGGATCGCAAACGGGATGGGCTGATCTTAAATGCAGGGCTGGACCGGAATGCCGCGCTTACGGTGATGCGGATGCTGGCGTCCTATGGCCTGGTGGTCAAGGATCGGGAGCAACAGAACGCGGCCCGCACCATCCAGCAACTCGGCATCCGCGCTTCGGGAACATTTCAACTTGCGGGAACGCTCAGCGGGGGCAACCAGCAAAAACTCGTGATCGGCAAATGGCTGCCAACCGGGCCCCGGGTCCTCCTGCTCGATGAGCCGACCCGCGGGATTGATATCGGCGCAAAAGCGGACGTTTACCACCTGATTGAACAGCTGGCCGCAGAAGGTCTCGGCATTGTGCTGGTCTCTTCCGAACTCCCCGAACTGATGTTCCTGAGCCACCGGATCCTGGTCTTACGCGAGGGCCGTCCTACCGCCCTGCTGCGCAAAGATGAGTTTGCACCTGAAGTCATCCTCGATTACGCATCACCCGGCGGTGCAGTCCAGGAGCGGTTTGCTTCTGCAGAAGCGGCGGCATGA
- a CDS encoding peptidoglycan-binding protein, with product MKLHVFLVCWLGLVTLSCADDVTRTLQQKLKDQGFYYGEVTGQNSSETAAALRRYQIRYGLRVTGEADTETLRSLGVGGNAGSPAAGRTPSRGWNQVMPEPPPVEKAPPVAGHTPSKPPSHAVASPSPVKKTPPATSNSNPPASANRSVRSVPAPAPVDRGDDAREPDRGDSDRDRDQRYNGDRPDDPYEAPAERPEAGERAVPAVPPSDDSGDYEFGWTASGSFLAGSVYERAPRQVQRNVIYTVQVLLGRRGVYRGDVNGMPGRAISEAVAVFQQDEGLPVTGRLDQETLRELHALPGQRNGPSARDAQYTLPPPQEDRRVYRGIWINR from the coding sequence ATGAAATTACACGTCTTTTTGGTGTGCTGGTTAGGGTTGGTCACCCTCTCATGCGCGGATGATGTCACGCGCACGCTTCAGCAGAAGCTGAAAGACCAGGGTTTTTATTACGGCGAGGTGACCGGGCAGAACAGCTCTGAAACCGCCGCCGCGCTTCGTCGTTACCAGATCCGGTATGGCTTGCGGGTGACCGGCGAGGCTGATACCGAAACCTTGCGGTCGCTCGGGGTAGGGGGGAATGCCGGATCGCCTGCGGCCGGCCGCACCCCGTCCAGGGGTTGGAATCAAGTCATGCCGGAACCGCCTCCGGTTGAAAAAGCGCCGCCGGTCGCCGGTCATACTCCCTCCAAGCCTCCGAGTCACGCCGTTGCGTCCCCGTCCCCGGTCAAGAAAACACCGCCCGCGACCAGTAACAGTAACCCTCCGGCGTCTGCAAACCGGAGCGTGCGAAGTGTGCCGGCGCCCGCTCCCGTTGATCGGGGCGACGACGCCCGTGAGCCTGATCGCGGCGATTCGGACCGGGACCGCGACCAACGCTACAATGGCGACCGGCCGGATGATCCGTACGAGGCACCGGCGGAGCGGCCCGAAGCCGGCGAACGCGCCGTCCCTGCCGTGCCCCCGTCCGATGATTCCGGCGATTATGAATTCGGTTGGACCGCGTCTGGATCATTTCTCGCCGGTTCCGTGTATGAGCGGGCACCGCGACAGGTGCAGCGAAATGTAATCTACACCGTCCAGGTGCTCCTGGGCCGGCGCGGCGTTTACCGCGGCGACGTAAATGGTATGCCGGGACGGGCCATATCGGAAGCTGTCGCAGTGTTTCAACAGGACGAAGGGCTGCCGGTGACCGGCCGGCTCGATCAAGAGACGCTTAGAGAATTGCACGCCCTTCCGGGGCAGCGAAATGGTCCCTCGGCGCGAGACGCCCAATATACTCTGCCGCCGCCTCAGGAAGACCGGCGGGTTTACCGTGGCATCTGGATCAACCGGTAG
- a CDS encoding L,D-transpeptidase: MVVIGVSVECPALAADKEVIINLTQQAAYLLQNRQVVLESPISSGRDGWRTPTGHFHVLAKDASHESGSFGSIRDGGGRAVNSSATPASYVPPGCRYVPAPMPYFIEFAPKVGMHAGYLPGVPASHGCVRMPRDLAAQFFAAVPVGTPVYVTGDSRQVSRLRRAMPLYANQRYTYRSRGYAATIGTGWR; encoded by the coding sequence ATGGTAGTTATCGGCGTCAGCGTGGAGTGCCCGGCGCTCGCGGCCGATAAGGAAGTGATTATTAACCTTACCCAACAGGCTGCGTACCTGTTGCAGAATCGTCAGGTGGTGCTGGAGTCGCCGATTTCTTCCGGGCGCGACGGCTGGCGCACCCCCACCGGGCACTTCCATGTGCTCGCCAAGGATGCATCTCACGAGTCGGGTAGTTTCGGCTCGATCAGGGATGGCGGCGGGCGCGCGGTTAACTCGAGTGCAACCCCGGCTTCCTATGTGCCGCCCGGCTGCAGGTACGTGCCTGCACCGATGCCGTACTTCATCGAGTTTGCTCCCAAGGTCGGCATGCATGCGGGCTACCTTCCCGGCGTGCCGGCCTCGCATGGGTGTGTGCGGATGCCTCGTGACCTCGCGGCCCAGTTCTTTGCCGCGGTCCCGGTCGGGACCCCGGTCTATGTGACCGGCGATTCCCGGCAGGTCAGCCGTCTGCGCCGGGCCATGCCGCTTTATGCGAATCAGCGTTATACCTACCGCAGCCGGGGTTATGCCGCTACCATTGGCACCGGTTGGCGCTGA
- a CDS encoding NAD(P)/FAD-dependent oxidoreductase: MAKKIKLVIWSLGVAGIYALWRGAERNRLQIANLTIPRGRKIVILGAGFGGRNVALELARLLPEPDDGDITVVDENPFLLFTPMLTEAAGGELDTHHIVSPAVHLPRRVRFEQGRIDAIDLKEKRVTLTIGNPAEGVPESERTLSADQLVIALGSTTNFHDIPGLEQHSLTMKRLQDAAAVRTRVLALLERADEEPDAEARRPFLTFVVGGGGFTGVETMAAINDLVREQVGRYRNVDPKDVRTLLVHPGDRLLPELGPDLAAYAQRKLQERGVEVMLNTRIAGAGEGYVELEGNRRIPAYLLIWAAGVKPSPVIEKIDCRRGRHGGIVVDASCAVPDHPGVWALGDCAEIPHPDGQGTYAPTAQNATREGTLVARNIAATLQGERPQPFRFQPLGELALVGKRTGVARLHNLHFSGLLAWAMWRAVYWAKMPDVRQRVRILLDWVLDLVLGRDVVAETAPAVPPTPRTDGKSPPAG, translated from the coding sequence ATGGCGAAAAAGATTAAGCTGGTCATCTGGAGTCTGGGGGTTGCAGGCATCTATGCCCTTTGGCGCGGGGCTGAGCGAAACCGGTTGCAAATTGCCAACCTGACCATTCCCCGGGGCCGGAAAATCGTGATCCTTGGGGCCGGCTTCGGCGGCAGAAATGTCGCCCTTGAACTGGCGCGGCTGCTGCCGGAACCGGACGACGGCGACATCACGGTCGTGGACGAAAATCCATTTCTTCTGTTCACGCCGATGCTTACGGAAGCAGCCGGTGGTGAACTGGATACCCACCATATCGTCAGCCCGGCCGTTCATCTGCCCAGGCGCGTTCGCTTTGAGCAAGGCCGCATTGACGCGATCGATTTGAAGGAGAAACGCGTCACCTTGACGATTGGTAACCCGGCCGAGGGGGTCCCGGAATCGGAACGTACGCTTTCGGCCGACCAGCTCGTCATTGCGCTGGGATCGACGACGAACTTTCACGATATCCCGGGACTCGAGCAGCACTCGTTAACGATGAAACGTTTGCAGGACGCCGCCGCCGTGCGTACCCGGGTGCTTGCACTGCTCGAACGCGCAGACGAAGAGCCGGACGCGGAGGCCCGGCGCCCGTTTTTGACTTTTGTCGTCGGCGGGGGCGGATTCACGGGAGTCGAAACGATGGCGGCTATAAATGACCTCGTCCGGGAACAAGTCGGCAGGTATCGAAATGTCGACCCCAAGGACGTCCGCACCCTCCTTGTCCACCCGGGTGACCGCCTCCTGCCCGAGTTGGGTCCCGACCTTGCCGCGTACGCGCAACGCAAGCTTCAGGAACGCGGCGTTGAAGTCATGCTAAACACGAGAATTGCCGGCGCCGGGGAAGGCTACGTCGAGCTCGAGGGTAACCGCCGGATCCCGGCTTACCTGCTGATCTGGGCCGCCGGCGTGAAACCCAGCCCGGTGATCGAGAAGATAGACTGCCGGCGCGGGCGCCATGGCGGTATCGTCGTAGACGCATCCTGTGCGGTGCCGGATCACCCGGGGGTGTGGGCCCTGGGCGATTGCGCCGAAATTCCGCACCCGGACGGACAGGGCACTTACGCGCCTACCGCACAGAACGCGACCCGCGAAGGGACGCTGGTGGCGCGGAATATCGCCGCCACTCTGCAAGGTGAGCGCCCGCAGCCGTTCCGTTTCCAGCCGCTCGGCGAACTGGCTTTGGTCGGCAAGCGCACCGGGGTCGCCCGGCTCCATAACCTCCATTTTTCAGGCCTCCTCGCCTGGGCCATGTGGCGCGCCGTCTATTGGGCGAAAATGCCGGACGTGAGGCAGCGGGTTCGTATTCTGCTGGACTGGGTGCTTGATCTCGTCCTGGGACGCGACGTCGTCGCCGAGACGGCTCCGGCCGTTCCTCCAACGCCACGGACGGATGGCAAATCGCCGCCGGCAGGTTAA
- a CDS encoding dienelactone hydrolase family protein, protein MSGQADHADAPGRQNGEAQISLPLQEAVRIPAGPVTLAGDLEVPAGGTGVVLFAHGSGSSRHSPRNRFVGRVLREAGNGTLLFDLLTREEEAADALSGHLRFNIGFLADRLVAATQWLSLHPVASRFPVGYFGSSTGGAAALAAAAALGPRIEAVVSRGGRPDLAMEALPRVTAATLLIVGERDKVVLELNRRAFERIKGEKDLAIVPGATHLFEEPGTLEQVARSAARWFQRHWKRIPGGRQAV, encoded by the coding sequence ATGAGCGGGCAGGCTGATCACGCGGACGCGCCGGGACGTCAAAACGGTGAAGCGCAGATTTCGCTGCCTTTGCAGGAGGCCGTCCGGATTCCGGCCGGTCCGGTCACGCTGGCCGGTGACCTCGAGGTCCCTGCGGGGGGCACAGGCGTCGTGCTGTTCGCACACGGCAGCGGCAGTAGCCGGCATAGCCCGCGAAACCGTTTCGTCGGGCGTGTGCTCCGCGAAGCCGGTAACGGGACGCTCCTGTTCGATTTGCTCACGCGAGAGGAGGAAGCCGCAGACGCCTTGTCCGGACACCTTCGGTTCAACATCGGCTTTTTGGCCGATCGACTCGTCGCCGCGACGCAATGGTTGTCCCTGCACCCGGTTGCGTCACGGTTTCCGGTCGGTTACTTCGGTTCGAGTACCGGCGGTGCGGCGGCGCTGGCCGCGGCGGCCGCGCTCGGGCCCCGCATCGAGGCGGTGGTGTCGCGGGGTGGACGGCCGGATTTGGCGATGGAGGCGTTGCCGCGAGTGACCGCCGCTACGCTGTTGATCGTCGGTGAGCGCGACAAGGTTGTCCTGGAGCTTAACCGGCGGGCGTTCGAGCGGATCAAAGGTGAGAAGGACCTTGCGATCGTCCCCGGTGCCACCCACCTGTTCGAGGAACCCGGCACCCTCGAGCAAGTGGCCCGGTCAGCAGCCCGGTGGTTTCAACGGCACTGGAAACGGATACCGGGCGGGAGGCAGGCCGTGTAA
- a CDS encoding ABC transporter permease, translated as MKTFGRRLVSFLLATKLFWGLAVLYTVGVLSSPVNRRGVNIFLSPGNQADVLRQVSNNGIIAVGMTLVILTGGIDLSVGSLMALGSVLCAMLLTLPGWTNASGIAIPLLSVVLLLLGAYAVPLLTVNLRHRPARPVARAPRNVRLAGWALGAVLALLAWFWTTSQLGTKFGVLGVLVTVPAAGLVVGAFNGIIITKGKMQPFIVTLAMMVAVLGIARLLGGPSAAIFPVYSGSNATEQFDVLRALVFQVVPVPGLFFLAAVLVFGFLLRFSTFGRYVYAIGGNEQAARLAGIHVDQVKIAVYAISGFLSALAGVLYTAQYRQGKPDAGTGAELDAIAAVVIGGTNLMGGRGTMLGTLVGVLIFGFLGNILLLRNIDSNTQLVLKGLIILAAVLLQEGQLNFWRQHWIRAFRREPEPAGPMPQAAGPTTSPSVPKA; from the coding sequence ATGAAAACATTCGGCAGACGTCTGGTCAGTTTCCTGCTCGCCACCAAGCTGTTCTGGGGCCTGGCGGTGTTATACACCGTGGGCGTTCTCTCTTCACCGGTGAACCGCCGCGGGGTTAACATTTTTCTGAGTCCGGGTAATCAAGCGGACGTGCTTCGCCAGGTGTCCAACAACGGCATTATCGCGGTTGGGATGACTTTGGTCATCCTCACGGGCGGGATTGATCTTTCGGTCGGCTCCCTTATGGCGCTGGGCTCGGTGCTGTGCGCGATGCTGTTGACCCTTCCCGGGTGGACCAATGCTTCCGGGATTGCCATTCCTTTGCTTTCCGTGGTGCTCCTGTTGCTCGGCGCTTACGCGGTACCGTTACTCACCGTCAATCTCCGGCACCGGCCCGCACGGCCGGTCGCGCGCGCGCCACGCAACGTCCGGCTCGCCGGGTGGGCCCTGGGCGCCGTACTCGCGCTCCTGGCCTGGTTTTGGACTACCAGCCAACTGGGCACCAAGTTCGGCGTGCTCGGGGTGTTGGTTACCGTTCCGGCGGCCGGCCTGGTTGTTGGTGCGTTCAACGGGATTATCATCACCAAAGGCAAGATGCAGCCGTTCATCGTAACGCTCGCAATGATGGTCGCGGTGCTCGGGATTGCCCGCCTCCTGGGCGGGCCGAGCGCGGCGATTTTCCCGGTTTACAGCGGCTCCAACGCCACGGAGCAGTTCGACGTCCTGAGGGCACTGGTCTTCCAGGTAGTCCCGGTGCCGGGTCTATTCTTTCTCGCGGCTGTGTTGGTTTTCGGGTTCCTGCTGCGCTTCAGCACCTTCGGCCGTTACGTCTACGCGATCGGGGGCAATGAACAGGCCGCGCGCCTCGCCGGCATCCACGTTGATCAGGTCAAAATCGCCGTTTATGCCATTTCGGGTTTTCTGTCCGCCTTGGCCGGTGTCCTTTACACCGCGCAATACCGGCAGGGTAAACCCGATGCGGGGACAGGAGCTGAGCTCGACGCGATCGCCGCGGTGGTTATCGGCGGCACAAACCTCATGGGCGGCCGGGGAACCATGCTCGGCACCCTGGTCGGTGTCTTGATTTTCGGTTTTCTCGGCAACATCCTGCTCCTCCGGAACATTGACAGCAACACGCAACTCGTCCTCAAAGGGCTGATTATCCTCGCGGCCGTTCTGCTGCAGGAAGGACAGCTCAACTTCTGGCGCCAGCATTGGATCCGCGCGTTCCGGCGTGAACCTGAGCCGGCCGGCCCGATGCCCCAGGCCGCCGGCCCGACGACCTCGCCGTCAGTTCCCAAGGCATAA